TGGACTAAtgacagttttaaaatacatccattcagggatccctgggtggctcagcggtttagcgcctgcctttggcctagggcgcgatcctggagtcccgggatcgagtcccacgtcaggctcccggcatggagcctgcttctccctcctcctgttctctgcctctctctctctctttctatgtctatcataaataaattaataaatctttaaaaaaaaatacatccattCATTTTGCCAAATCTATAATCAGTTATAAACGGCTGGAATTTACTGagccctactatgtgccaagctcCTGTGTTAGCTATTTTATATACACTTTTTCACTTGACCCTCACAACAACCTCAGAAAGTAAGTGCTGTTGGTCCCATTTTATGTAGACCCAAAGAAGTAAAGTATCTCACAAGAAGTAGCCCAAATGGTAAAAACTAATGTTTAAACTCAAAGCTGATCTCCAAAGCCATCGCATTCTTTCTACTTCTAAATTGACATGTCCCTGTTCTCAAATATCAGTCCTCTCTATTTGAACTAAGCTTTGAAGAAGGAATAGCATTTGAATAAGCAGAACCAAAGATCCTCACTTTTCCTAAAAATGCAGATTATATTTCTTACCTGAAGGGCTTTGCAATTATCTCAATCTTACTCATTTTTCGAAGAACACTTTAGCTCCCACTTTCTCAGTATGCTTGTTCTACTTTAGAATATGAGATTCTTTCCCACTGAATCctatatacatagatacatatagcctattagtttttctttaaaccaGGAACATAGAGAGACcccatttagaatatttttgaagGTTATATAAGATTCTTTCACAAGTCAAGTAGAAACCATTAATTGAGCATTGCAAAATAAATGGAGTATTAAGTTCCCCAGATTTGTATTTTACTTACAGCAAATGTGGAAGAACTATAGAATGACtttttattaattccatttttaagttttgagttCTAAGATTACTAAAACGTAAAACgttttctcatgtattttttaattctcagagCAAATACTTGTTTCTCAACATAGCCTGGAATTTGATTTGGATTCAGAGGAAGATAAATCTACTTACGACAATGCTTTACCTAGAACGGTATCTGTCCGTCGaagtttaaagaaacattttaacaatCTATGTCAGTTCAATGCCTTGGATGGTTTTGAAATCAGTCATTTCTCACAGCAGCCCTCTGAATCTGAAAGAATTAGATGTGAAGACCCACTAGTAAACATGCACATATCTGAAAATGTGGAACAAAGTGTTTGTCAATGGAATAAGGATCAAATTAACTTATCACCAAAGCTGACAGACCCAGGAAGAcctaataaaacaaaagaaaacattttacaaCATAAATTTGAACAAGCTAAAAATAAGCATAGAGGTgcacaaggaagaaaagaggagaaaagaaaagctaacagaaggagaaaatcaAAATCTGGATCAAAGTATAAAGGgagcaaaagtgaaaataaaaagactgtttccaaaaaaaaattggatgaatCTGTCACTTCCAATGATGCTTACAATTTTAATTTGGTAGAAGGTATTCATCTCACCCCTTTCCGGCAAAAAATGAACAGTGATtctaacagagaagaaaacaataagGAATTTGAAGTGAGCATCTATGAATCAAGTGATTCAGGAGATGATTCTGATGACCTTTATTTGCCCACTTGCAAGTACAGTCAAGATCTCTCCAGTGAACCAGATAGCCCACTTGCCAGGTCTCGACCTAAAAGAgcacaaaaatacagaaatgaaaaagagatggAGGATTCTAAGCTTACAGAAACTCCTATCAGTAAGTGATCTACTTGTTCGCTTgcatgtttaatatttataataaatgatcACTCCTGATGCTTATATGCTATACTTACCATCTGTTTCTCTGGGGGAGGTTAGAGACTTGCCATCTGTCTCTTTGGGGGAAGTTACAGTTTGATTAAACAATGGGGGCTTGGGGGTGGAAATCGCAATTGTATGGCTATGACCTGCTTTAAGCtaatttaaatcttctttaagaaaaatactacttgttacagagaaagcatttttacTTTCAGTAAATGAAGGCTTCCAAGGTAAGGAAAAACTTTTTAGTGGAGCTAGATCGaattaaaacatcttttataCACTTATCTGAAACAGGcccttgaaaatgaaaacaaatttgaatCCAGTAACCTGTCATTTTAATGGCTTTGTTTTATATTCAATATAACAGGAACTATGATTTTAAATTGATTCATTCTAGTTAATGAAAGGTGACCAAACTTTTTACTCAATGGGCTTCCTATTCTTCTCTAAGACATTTGTAAGACATCTAAAAACTATTGCTtagaaaaatcttgtttttattagttttatcaaAAGTAGGTATGGTTCAAAAAGttgatatagggatccctgggtggcgcagcggtttagcgcctgccttgggcccagggcgcgatcgtggagacccaggatcggatcccacgtcgggctcccagtgcatggagcctgcttctccctctgcctgtgtctctgcctctctctcacactgtgtgcctatcataaataaataaaaatttaaaaaaaaaagaaacaaaaagttgaTATAGCCTACATCTGGCCACAAAGATTCTCATCTGGGAAATTTAGTTAGTGTATAGAACTAATACATATAGGTTGTAGCATTCCCAAAACATTATAATGCTATTTCATTTGATACTCAGAAAAATTCTATGAAGTGTATCATCATGTTTGTATAGTTTATAAGAGATCTTAAAgcctaaaaaaattttatttatttttttttaaagattttattcatttattcatgagagacacagagagagaggcagagacacaggacgagggagaagcaggctccatgcagggagccccactgggtctccaggatcacgccctggaccgaaggtggcgctaaaccactgagccacctgggctgcccaaagcctaaaaaattttaaatgactttccAAGGTCAACCAGTTAGGCAGTGGTAGTaggcaaatacatttttttaaatatgctattaTGTTACAGTAAATCAAACAAGATTGGCAAAAGGTTGGTAATTACTGAAGGTGGGGAACTGGGGTTTCCTTATATTGTTGTCTCTGTATTTGTGTATTCTTGAAATTTTACacagtaagtttaaaaaaaaaataacattctgaTATAGTATTACTGAGAGTTTAATCCCCAGATCATCAGCATCACCACTGCATTGAAACTTCTTAAATATGCAGAATCTCAAGACATACCCTTGAATCAGATTCTGCATCTTTTTAACAAGTGCTCTGGGggaatttatatatacaaaattttgaGAAGCATTGTTCTAGAATATAACCATGGATTGGATGTTGCTTAGCCATATTTTCCAATCTAAAAATTGGAATAATTAGtgtaatataatacatttatgtgGGGTCAGAAGAAAGACAGAATTTGAAACCTAGATAACCCTGGAGAACATGGTTGCTAAATATAGGCATTTACAGTTATAATTTAGTTTGTCTTGGacaatttgccttttaaaactgTTTGAAGAGATTGTCTTGCATTGTCCTTCTATGTGCTGGGTGCGTACCTGTCACCCAATATAGATACAGCTTCAAATTAGAAAATTTGGATGCTTAAGATAGGAAAAACATTGGTTAACTTTTTAACATGTTAGCTTTACCAGAGGGAACCCATTTCCTGCTGGTCTCCACAGAGGCTATGATAAAGAATTCTCATGGATTTAATAAAGTTTAAGTGGCTTTTTAAGACTATAGGAAGCCACCTGATAAATGTTGATATTGATGATTCTGTGGAGCAAGGTGGAACTAAAATGAAATtccataatttaaatttaaattttaaattttaattcttctttatccttaaaaaattataattttttaaaaagaattttaagtttaGTAATCTGTTGCATCAGTTCTTTACATCTACAGTAATATTTAGGTGTTACTGGgatgaaaaaatgataaatagatCAAAAAATCTGTACAATAAAATGCTGGATTCTGCATATGTTTAGGATATGTAATTGCACACAATTTTAgttcctgtgtttcttttttctttcatttggaaccaTGTTCAATAAAAGCTGTTTTCGTAGGTGCACTACCTGAAACTCACTGCTCAACTCATTTTAGCCTGAAGGATATCACCAATGTCCCCTTATATCCTGaagcaaaaatcagaaaactttctctttctccaaaaatgaaagaaagcccAGCAGTGTCTCTGCCAAAGCGCAGGTGTGCAGTCAGTATGAACTATAAGGAACCCACACTCGCTTCGTAAGTATCTGATTTGTGGAACCCACTCTTAATGGTACATGGTGAGGGGAGTAATATTTGGAGCTTTGTTCAAGAGTGAgtcttattgaaatataaaattttgattaaaaagtgAAGTGGGAAGATTAGCACTGGCATATTTTACAATAACTTTATATGAAGAGTGAGTTAGTATTGAGATGCTTCTAATTATGCCTAAGAGTTCTTTTTATCCTTATAGGAAACTGAGAAGAGGAGACCCTTTTACAGATTTGTGTTTCTTGAATTCTCCTATTTTCAAACAGAGAAAGGATTCCAGACgcagttctaaaaaaaaagtatgaagcaAATACAGTGAAGTGTTTGTTGGATGCTGTTTAAATTCATCCTATACCATATTGCTCCATCTCTCCAATAGAGAGTCTCTAAGATAGTACACAATAGGGTTCAACCATTGCCATGGAATGTTCTGTGACCGAACTCTAGACCACGAAAATCTCAAAACAATACTTCAAATGTGATGCTTTTTCTTCATACCACTAatacatttggtttatttttttttttaaaagaaaaatttttttcttttaaatataaataactggGCCTAATCCTTATTTCTTAAACTGCCTAAAACTCTTCATTTTACTCAAAATGTATCTTCtgcaaaaattttagaaatgaaaatcaaattaagaTGTTTTCGTTATAAGCTTCTGGtgtctttatttttgcctttagtGGGAATTAATTAGAATGAATGATTTTTGAAGACAAACCAAGGATCTTTTGAAACtctttatataatatttgaataaaataaatccttgacATGCATAGTACGGTATACCTTAAGTTGTTTGTAGATCCCTGATATCACTGttgtatttaaaattacaaataaaataggaGATCATTATTATAGAATTGATGGTTGTTTAGGCTCAGTAACTGGGTAAGTGACTAGCTCTGAACATCAAGCTCTTATGTGTACATTGTTCAGTGATACCTCAGCAAAATCCCAAATTGTTATGTCTTGGACTTAAAGAATAGTTCCTTAattagtggctaccatattgggaTAAGTGCAGttgcagaacatttccatcaccacagaaAGCTCTCTATTGGGTGATTCCAAATGTGTACGtttaatatttctgtattcttgCTGTAGTGTTTACCCATACACTGTTAAAAATTGCtttgcattttaacattttacatgaATGTTacactgtatatatttattttgcagcTTTTAATTCACcactgtttttgagatttatccatgttggcAGATGTAGATCATTCTCATCATTGTATAGTATTATGTAAATAAACTAGATTTATTCTTCTGAGAGACAATTTGCTTCCACTTTTTCATAATTACAAATTAGTGCTGTGGTGAATATTCTACATTCTTGCACACATGTGAATAAGTTTCCATGGAGTTGGTACCTAGAAGGGGAATTGCTCCctaaagtggttgtaccaattcaCCTGACACTAGAAGTGTATCACCCTATCAGCAATTTATAAGTTCCGGTTTCCTCACACATTATCACTCAGTACTATCGGACATTGAAATTACCTAAAGTAATGAATGTGAAATGGATTCTCTTTGTTTTACTTGCTTATGAGATGTTATTTCATTGAGTTAATTACTTGGAGAATTCAAATGTTTTATTAGTCACTTAACCTTCTATGAATTGCTTATTGTGTAATTCGCCcacttttcaattaaaaatgtctttttcttaatagaatggattctttatatattatagctagtattccttgtttttatttacacGGGCTTTAACTAtgtttccactttatttttaccttttttatgttttttgatgttcaggaattttaaatattaatgttctCTATCACCTTTTCCCTTAaggtttttctctaaaatttgtaGTTTTTCTTATTCATGTAGGTCTTTAAACCTTATGGTATTTTGTCAGATGAGgatctgattttatttcattttccatgaGAATAGCCCAATTGTCCCAGCACTATTCATGGACTAATCTATCTTGCTGTCTTTGACATACATCGAGGtttctttctcttggtttctttgtCTAGCTATGGGCTGGGTACTGTATAGTCacgtttttttgttgttgttgtttatatacattaagtgtatagttcagtaatatgtacattcacattgttgtgcagtcatcaccattatccatttccagaactttttcatcatccccaactgaaaccctgtacccattaaataactTCCATTTACTCCACCCCCACCGTCCCTAGTAATTACtgttctactttctatctctataaatGATTGTTCCAGggactttatataaatggaattatacaatccttgtccttttgtgtctgcttattgcatttagcataatgtttaatCTATGTCCGCACCTAACAGAATTTAATTCCTTTTCAAGTTCTCAGGTACTAGaatactgagtagtattccattgggtatatataccacattttatgtatccgtggacatttgggttgtttctgctttttgtctactagaaataatactgcaatgaatatATGAGTATCTATGTACATAGATCTGTTTGAGttcctgcttttaattcttttgaatatatatatccagaagtggaattgttgatCATATagttattctatattttgatgAAGCAACATTTTGtgttccagggtggctgcaccattttatattcccaccagcaatgcacaggggttccaatttttccatatatttttttaagattttatttattcatgagagacacagaaagagaaaggcagaggaagaagcaggctctatacagggagcccaatgtgcaaCACGATCCCGgcactctaggatcatgccctgagttgaaggcagatgcgcttaactgctgagccacccaggtgtccccaatttttccatattcttgataatacttgttttgtgttttctcataATACCCaaatggtgtgaggtggtatcttattgtggtctgaccctaataactaatgatgttaagtgtcatttcatgtgtttattgtccatttgtataCCTTCagcaaaatgtctattcaagtagTATGCCTGCCTTTGAATTgggtggtttttgttgttgaatcTTAGGAGTTCCTTAAATGttctagatattaatcccttattagatATGTGATATGCAAATGTTTTCCCCATTATGtggtttgcctttttatttttgcagtgtcctttgatgcacaaaagttttcaattttgattaaGTCCAGTTTATCAGTATTTCCTtatgttgtctttgcttttgtctACCcatgaaatcattgccaaatccagtgtcacgaagtttttcttctatttttttcttgaaagaccatttgtttttaaagaggtggaattggtttgctaatattttgcttaGGATTTTTTATACCTATGATCACAAATAAAATTTGCCTATATCCTTTCCCTTATATATTTTTGGTAGCAAGGCCATACTAGCCTCATAAATTAGTTGAGAACCTTCTATTTTTCCTGTATGGAACAAATTGTTACCTATTCAGGTTCAGTGAAACGCTATTAAAACTATCCTGTGTTTTGTGGGCaagtttttgtattatttttttaaataagtttcctAATTCTtgattctatttcattaaattaCCTTTTCCTTAGGAATTGCGTATTTATCTGTTCTGTTTAATGGcatgttacatattttttaaagtggagaTTTCTACTGTTGTTATTGAGTGCTGCTTTTTTTGGTAATAcatcaaaaaattatttgtacaGTGTTGATTCTTTGGTATTTGTTAAATCTTTTCTAACTAGTAAGTTGTCAGATTTTACAAATGTTTAACGGTGTGtgctagaaaaaatataaattctttaattGTTGAAAATAGTGTAtaacattttcaagtttttttataGCCTTAGCAATTTTGTCTCGTTTCATCATTTGCTAAAAAAAACATAAGATCTTCCACaaaatttctggattttattttgttttctagaatagTTTCTAAAACTATTCCTTTTATTACTGTTGTAATCTTTTTCCCTCATAATGCTTGTTGTAACGTCTGATATAGGTAAGGCAACTTATATATGGTTAATATTTGCCTATATATAGTTAATATTAGTATactgtatcatttttctttccatttctttaagcCTTCCTATGTTAATGTTTTAGATATAACTAATTAAAGACCACGTTACTCAATTTTGGTTTTGGTCCAAAGTGAGTTGTAATTTTTTACCTAGCAAATCCAGTCCATTTCAGTTTATTGTGATAACtgctataatttatttctatcaattttctttatgctttctattctgccttttttcttctttattatttattattggatTCGTGCATtgtctttatttctgcttttattaagTGGTTATCCTGAAATGGTTTAATTTGTACACTTGACTTTCCAAAGTCCAAGTTTCTGAAGCATCTCTTTTATAAGTTATTTTGATGAGggtcaaattcttttttctagaaatgaatttaatttttccctcaCTCTTGTTGATGTAAATTGACAGTTACTTATcccaacatttcattttcttatggtCTTAATTTTACTGTTGAGAAGTCTTGTCTAatttttgctcatattttgttaatatatCCTAAGCATTTCATATTGACTTATTataagtgtattttaaagattattttccaCTTGTTTGTTGCTAATTTATGGATATacaattgattttcatatatagaCCTTGCTAAAATCACTCactagtttatctttttttgtagATCCTTTGAACTTTTTTATGTACATGACCTTATAGTCTAGAAATACAGTTCACTTCTAACTTGTATACCCTTTCTTGCCTTACTGCACTCACTAGAACCTctgctatgttgaatagaagtgatgagagcAGACACCTTTGCCTTGATCTCAACCTTCGAAGCATTTGGTCTTTCAGCATTACTGTGATGTTGGCTGTAAGTTTTTATAGATAACCTTTGTCATATTGAGGaagtttcctttcattctttgtttgctgtttttctgTTAAATTATGAATTACTGTTGAACTTTGTCgaatgctttatctgcatctattgagatgaacctgttttttcctcctttatgcTGTTCATACAGTTAATTACATTAATCAGTTTTCAGTGTTAAATCCACCTTGACTTAATCAAAAGtaccccacttggtcatgatctcttaaaatttttatatactgctgagtttcatttgctaatattttgttaaagatctttgcatctgggcagcccgagtggctcagcaggttagtgctgccttcagcccagggcgtgatcctggagaccctggattgagtcccaggtcaggctccctgcatggagcctgcttctccctctgcccgagtctctgcctctctctctttctgggggtctctcatgaataaataaataaataaaatctttaaaaaaaaaatatctttacatCTGTGTGTATGAGGGTTAGACCAAAGtttctcttacaatttttttttcctggcttcaaTATCAGGATAACAATATTGATCTCATAAAATGATTTCAGAAGTCTTCCCACATCTTTTCGAAAGAGTTTGTGTTAAGATTAATACTCCTTTTTCCTTATACCTGAGACCTGTATATTCTATTGTATTATACGTGTTTTGTATGATACTGTGTATTGCATGTTTATGTTCATTatacttcaatttcttttttaatgttaaaaatataggaGGAATGTTGAGTTTACCACAAAACAAGCTACAGCTGTACAAGTGAGTGTGTTGAGTAGAACCGTGCTGGCACACTGAATTAATAGCATTGTATGGAGGGGAAAATATGAATTAGAACTTGATCACAAAATCTATATAAACCATGTGTGTATTCTCTTCaactctttaaaataatcaacattAACCAAACTTAAGCACTTTCTTATAGCCCTTTGCTTATTCTGTTGCTGGACTGCTCTGTTGGGGGAAAAGGGCAGATTTTCTGTTCTTAGATATTTTAAGCATAAATAGGATACCCATCTCTTAACTGTAGAAAGTGGGTGGTTAACAAAGAGCAAATAACAGAGACCAATGAATTTTAGAAAGGTGATATGCAGAAAGTGCATATGCATGAACATGTGCATGACTTTGAGAAGGTCCCTACCTTCCAACAAATTCTCCAAGGGATTTCTCTTAAAGAACTTCAAACCTTCATCAGTTAAAACTGACAACCTTCGATTCAGCTTAGATTATacatacacacgtatatatacaAATTAGACATGTagtttctcatctttttaaactAATTCTACCAAGGTTGTATTGGACTTCCCAATAACAAGGAAGAGTAGGAACACTGCCTTTTGGTTTCCTTGCTTTTCTCTGCCTTGTTGAAATATACTACTTTCTAATAAACGCAGAGAAAATCTCTAGCTTTGTTAGcttttttccacaaaaaaagtaaagatactCCCATAAAAAAACCAAGGCATAAATAAACTACATTAGAAAGCTTTTCATGACACTTATGGGTGTTCTCTCACCTCCTCTCAGCATCTTCTCTACTTTGTTGAAGCCCTCCCTCCAAAGTATCATTTCTACTTTGCTAAGAGGAGATTGCTAATTAATGAGGGCTGGAACAGACCAGTCCAGTACAATATGGAAAAGACCACAGGCTGCCTTCCACAACCCTGCCTTATATAGCTCTTAGAATCTCTTAAAATAGTGAGGTTGGTCTGAAGAATATCAGCTAAAAGCAGTGATACGTTATTAACCTGTCCAGAGTGCCTCAGTCTGATCTTGTTTCTACTTCTTAGGTTTCATAATTCtaaatttcacttctaggtaATATGAAAACCTCCAAGTCTTCTTTTCACTATTCTAATGAATACAACCAGTTTTTACATGTGTTGAATAATACAACTTTATAGCAATGTTTTATATGAATATACGGGAATGGAGTGGAAAGGAGACATATTCTACAATCCAGATGTTTACATTTCTTAGAAGGAGGGACATCACCCTGTGGCTTCCCTCTGCCTTATTTATCCCTCCCCTGTAAGGGACTTACCTAATTGAGTTACATTTAGGCCCTGGACTGCCCTGTATGGCTGCTCCCTCACCTGTGCCTCTTCAGAGTGGGCCTTCCTTCAGAGAGCACCATTGTTGTTGGCTATGCACTAAATTTAATGGCAAAGGCCCTGCCCTTGGAGGGGAAGTTGACAGGGGTGCAAAGCTATTGGTGAGCCAATCACATTCATCGGTTCCATATTAGTCCCATTTCCCACAGATATATAAGCCATATTCTCCAAtgtccattttattattaataaagatatttttgccATCATATGCCTTATTCTTTTGACTTCTCACTTGGTTCaggattcagaaagaaaaagtattcttTGGTGGGTTCTCTCATACTCCCAACAGGATACAGTATTCCTTCATGCAGTCAGCATTTTGAATGACATTATAAGCTCTTTATGAAATATGTAAGAATCAGCTGTATTTCTTATGTCTTCATTGATCTATTTCACAGATGCACAGtagaaaaactgggaaaaaactttaatttctaaACCAATAACACTCTTCTttcactgggatttttttttgtttaatgaatgacAGTGGGCAAGATGCACAGTGGACCACCCAaaaaacacagacacactcaAGTGTCTCATGAACTTTTCTCACTGGTGGGGCTGTGAATTCTTATGAAACTTCTAACAAGCGCAACAATTCTAAACATCTTCAACAAGACGCCTAAAATCTAAGAATTATGGACATAGTCGATGGTCATCAACCAGATCATACACTTGCCCTGTTAAATTTAATGGGctagaagaagaaaacacaacaccaaactgagagctttttaaaatataatttaaaactatgTTGTACCAgtacaatatattaattttacaaatgtaaaattttatccGCTGTTAAAGCATTTGCAAAAACCACACATCCTACTTCAGCTTTATTGCACAATatctataagaaaatattaatttttaaattagaaaacataaaaatgctttCAATATAGAAGAgacaatctgattttaaagacAATACTCTATAAGAATGTCTACCCAGAAAATAACAAACTTTCACAGGATACCAAGCTGGACAGATGCTTCAGCAGATTCAGTACAAAGCACTGTTTAAAACCAGTCCAAGATACTTAATCCAAACTGTATCATCATTCTTCATTAGAAATCTAGATGCCACTCAGGGTGGTTTCTTATACTTAAAAAAGTTGAGGCAATTTTCAGTGTGAGCATTCTGAATATCTCTTAcatcttaaaaacataatactTCCCACTTAACAGCCATTTgcagattttcttccttcttgcagATTATCTCTGGCAACTGTTTTTAACAACtattaaatgatcattttaattcatttatgctGATAGAAAACATCaagttaaatatacttttaaaaccT
This sequence is a window from Canis lupus dingo isolate Sandy chromosome 23, ASM325472v2, whole genome shotgun sequence. Protein-coding genes within it:
- the SGO1 gene encoding shugoshin 1 encodes the protein MAKERCLKKSFQDSLEDIKRRMKEKRNKNLAEIGKRKSFIAAPCQIISNASTLLKNYQDNNRMLVLALENEKSKVREAQDIILQLRRECYYLTCQLYALKEKLTSQQTEETSQNREVCPSGMDSNNDNSLGDLSVKDLPQVPLQEAHLPEQGESFQIEEQILVSQHSLEFDLDSEEDKSTYDNALPRTVSVRRSLKKHFNNLCQFNALDGFEISHFSQQPSESERIRCEDPLVNMHISENVEQSVCQWNKDQINLSPKLTDPGRPNKTKENILQHKFEQAKNKHRGAQGRKEEKRKANRRRKSKSGSKYKGSKSENKKTVSKKKLDESVTSNDAYNFNLVEGIHLTPFRQKMNSDSNREENNKEFEVSIYESSDSGDDSDDLYLPTCKYSQDLSSEPDSPLARSRPKRAQKYRNEKEMEDSKLTETPISALPETHCSTHFSLKDITNVPLYPEAKIRKLSLSPKMKESPAVSLPKRRCAVSMNYKEPTLASKLRRGDPFTDLCFLNSPIFKQRKDSRRSSKKKV